The Montipora foliosa isolate CH-2021 chromosome 14, ASM3666993v2, whole genome shotgun sequence genome window below encodes:
- the LOC137984979 gene encoding uncharacterized protein, which yields MEQLVAIVAVCRLAILKRMPAPPLTLMMAHRLYNSDKLSSLRVDELSLYFSHHKITFKWKKTEEIAMIKAHIGSLLYDSMERQQPRQPLLRNVRQQVTSSLSEVETNLQSDVVDRIIGAGPSSSSDESSPVTDFIPEPRVETSNYGRKRARVEREGSWSGKTPASEPTKKRLSLQAHLDKRLVKGSCLIRRKETSQDDNEEELRPTRQKDEVQGKHE from the exons atggagcaacttgtggctATTGTGGCTGTTTGCCGACTCGCCATTCTTAAAAGAATGCCAGCTCCTCCTCTGACTCTGATGATGGCGCATCGGCTGTACAACTCCGATAAGCTGTCGTCCTTGAGGGTGGACGAGCTATCCTTGTACTTTTCCCATCACAAAATCACcttcaaatggaagaaaactgAAGAGATCGCAATGATCAAAGCGCACATTGGCAGCTTGCTGTACGATTCAATGGAGCGTCAACAACCTCGGCAGCCACTGCTACGAAATGTGAGGCAACAAGTGACCTCGTCACTTTCCGAGGTCGAAACTAACTTGCAAAGTGATGTAGTAGATCGAATTATCGGTGCAGGCCCGAGTAGCTCGAGTGACGAATCCTCACCGGTGACTGATTTTATACCAGAACCCCGCGTGGAAACATCAAATTATGGGCGAAAGCGGGCACGGGTCGAGAGAGAG GGTTCGTGGTCGGGCAAAACTCCTGCAAGTGAACCCACTAAAAAGAGACTATCTCTGCAAGCGCATTTGGACAAACGACTGGTCAAGGGATCATGCTTAATACGAAGAAAGGAAACATCACAAGACGACAATGAGGAAGAATTAAGACCAACAAGACAAAAAGATGAAGTACAAGGAAAACACGAATAG